The following coding sequences are from one Candidatus Nitrosotenuis cloacae window:
- a CDS encoding type II toxin-antitoxin system HicB family antitoxin, translated as MSEKRDYNILIKKDGKFYFGQCIEIPQARGQGNTKTEAIEDTKKAIKLCKSYLESKKKSSKLVTVSI; from the coding sequence GTGTCAGAAAAAAGAGATTACAACATTTTGATAAAAAAAGATGGAAAATTCTACTTTGGGCAATGCATTGAAATCCCACAAGCTAGGGGCCAAGGTAATACGAAAACAGAAGCAATTGAAGACACAAAAAAAGCCATCAAACTCTGCAAATCGTATTTAGAAAGTAAAAAGAAATCCTCCAAACTAGTAACTGTTTCAATTTGA
- a CDS encoding HEAT repeat domain-containing protein, which produces MDVVPEKRLALFAEMEDRYEKHDVDYFVKLLDHDDYVVRTRATCILVDFGGEDKIQYIAKVLKNDSNELVRHEAAFSLGQMGYRSGIPHLEDATANDPSMFVRHEAAIALGVVGAKEAKPVLEKALSDPSEPVVESAVVALSNLIFMEKLSKNEKFAKLTGG; this is translated from the coding sequence ATGGACGTAGTACCTGAGAAAAGACTTGCACTGTTTGCCGAAATGGAGGACAGATACGAAAAGCACGACGTGGACTATTTTGTAAAGCTGTTGGACCACGACGATTATGTGGTGAGGACTCGGGCTACATGCATTTTGGTAGACTTTGGCGGTGAGGACAAGATCCAATATATCGCAAAGGTGCTCAAAAACGACTCCAACGAACTGGTCCGACACGAGGCGGCGTTTTCCCTAGGGCAGATGGGCTATCGGAGTGGAATTCCACATCTTGAGGATGCTACTGCAAACGACCCAAGCATGTTCGTAAGGCACGAGGCTGCAATCGCTTTGGGTGTAGTCGGGGCAAAGGAGGCAAAGCCCGTTTTGGAAAAAGCACTGTCCGATCCAAGCGAGCCTGTGGTGGAATCGGCAGTTGTCGCCTTGTCCAACCTTATCTTCATGGAAAAGCTCTCAAAGAACGAGAAATTTGCCAAGCTAACCGGCGGATAG
- a CDS encoding metallophosphoesterase family protein, which yields MRFAHLADIHLGFQKYEALQKIEQEVFERALDDCITKKVDFILIPGDLFHVNIPEMRVQKFAFRKFKEIHDLGIPVYVVYGSHDFSPVSNSVIDLLVETGYLTKVTKVIGVDQKIHLDFMVDKKTGALIAGLSGLKAGKDSMWYEKLDRESLESVPGFKIFLFHGGLDEMKTEETAEGDFMPLSLLPRNFDYYAGGHLHTFSHQKYSDYPNVVYPGTVFAGYHSDLEENAKGRKRGYVLVDFDDKVNNVEFVEIPNVKYEYVEIDAKNKASKSVNSELAGKVLEIDASGKVIVIRVEGELAQGKTSDVDFFLAKRVLKEKGALEIKINQNKLSSREYKITEAAGRNKEEIESNVFKENIGQLRINQKELLSDSGVDVAKKLLAALSMPILENEKKQDYAKRVEQTALDILGLSK from the coding sequence ATGAGATTTGCACACCTTGCCGACATACACCTAGGATTTCAGAAATACGAGGCGCTGCAAAAAATAGAACAGGAAGTGTTTGAGCGGGCACTGGATGACTGCATCACAAAAAAGGTCGACTTTATCCTGATTCCGGGGGATCTGTTCCACGTAAACATCCCCGAGATGCGTGTGCAAAAGTTTGCGTTTCGCAAGTTCAAAGAGATTCATGATCTTGGAATTCCAGTGTATGTTGTGTATGGAAGCCATGATTTCAGTCCGGTTTCAAACTCTGTAATTGACTTGCTGGTGGAGACTGGATACCTTACCAAGGTGACAAAGGTAATCGGGGTTGACCAAAAGATACATCTTGACTTTATGGTGGACAAGAAAACCGGAGCCCTGATTGCCGGACTGTCCGGACTAAAGGCTGGCAAGGATTCTATGTGGTACGAGAAACTGGACCGAGAATCACTTGAATCCGTGCCTGGATTTAAGATATTTTTGTTCCATGGGGGGCTGGATGAGATGAAGACAGAAGAGACTGCCGAAGGTGATTTCATGCCGTTGTCCCTACTTCCTCGGAACTTTGACTATTATGCAGGCGGCCATCTCCACACATTCTCACACCAGAAATATTCTGACTATCCAAATGTCGTGTATCCTGGAACGGTATTTGCAGGATACCACAGCGATTTGGAAGAGAACGCAAAGGGGCGCAAAAGAGGATATGTGCTAGTTGACTTTGATGACAAAGTAAACAATGTGGAATTTGTAGAAATTCCAAATGTAAAATACGAGTATGTGGAAATCGATGCAAAAAACAAGGCCTCAAAATCTGTCAACTCTGAGCTTGCAGGTAAGGTGTTAGAGATCGACGCATCTGGCAAAGTTATTGTAATCCGGGTGGAAGGCGAGCTTGCACAGGGAAAAACATCGGACGTTGACTTTTTTTTGGCAAAACGGGTTTTGAAAGAAAAGGGAGCGCTGGAGATAAAGATAAACCAGAACAAACTGTCCTCACGGGAATACAAGATTACAGAGGCTGCAGGAAGAAACAAGGAGGAAATAGAATCAAATGTCTTCAAGGAAAACATTGGGCAGCTGCGAATCAACCAAAAGGAGCTACTGTCTGATTCCGGAGTTGACGTGGCAAAAAAACTACTTGCTGCACTAAGCATGCCAATTTTGGAAAATGAGAAAAAGCAAGACTATGCCAAGCGCGTAGAGCAGACTGCACTTGACATTCTGGGGCTGTCAAAATGA
- a CDS encoding ATP-binding protein: MNDVDIVGQVIGGSFGDILVREKSGRNLEIGDLLVSDENGSFLILQVFALEYGSQIQDKMQQMMSGVNLEQGGINAEFYEPEFVNYVLARIKPLARVAKSDDKVTLPKSLPMFFNKLRLVQSSDLTFLKRGGEQIYLGKIRSGSKIVDADVWLKAEDVFTHHILIPATTGRGKSNLVKTIMWHVLDSNKVGALVLDAHDEYYGRKDAGLKDHPKAKQNLVYYTPTPPPGANRLVINLESLRPEHFLGIVEFSDAQWQAIRSYNAKEREFWISRIMTEPLVSLGIGSGAETHIATLAVLKRKLRLILSLEVDEDGRIHSKNEVFDAGSKGLTTVDDIVRDIEAGKIVILDTSRLGNEAELIVGNIIASRIFERYKEHKAKGELERKPVVTVVIEEAPRVIGEDKVIPRNENIYSTIAKEGRKFKIGLTAITQLSSVIPRTILANMNTKIILGNEMVQERKAIIESASQDLSEDDRNIASLDKGEAIISSIFVPFAIPIKIPLFEDLIRQKDNSKELPKPKVY; this comes from the coding sequence ATGAATGACGTGGATATCGTAGGCCAGGTAATAGGCGGCTCTTTTGGGGACATCTTGGTACGAGAAAAGTCCGGAAGGAACTTGGAGATTGGTGATTTACTGGTGTCCGATGAGAACGGCTCGTTTCTGATTTTGCAGGTATTTGCCTTGGAGTATGGCAGCCAGATTCAGGACAAGATGCAGCAGATGATGTCGGGTGTAAATCTAGAGCAGGGCGGAATCAATGCGGAATTTTACGAGCCGGAATTTGTAAACTATGTGTTGGCCAGGATAAAACCGCTTGCGCGCGTTGCAAAATCTGATGATAAGGTGACACTGCCAAAGTCGCTCCCGATGTTCTTTAACAAGTTAAGATTAGTCCAGTCAAGCGACCTTACATTCCTCAAAAGGGGAGGAGAGCAGATCTATCTTGGGAAGATCCGCAGCGGAAGCAAGATTGTGGATGCAGACGTGTGGCTCAAGGCAGAGGACGTGTTCACGCACCATATCTTGATTCCTGCAACTACTGGTCGCGGAAAGAGTAACCTTGTAAAAACCATCATGTGGCACGTGCTGGACTCCAACAAGGTGGGCGCACTAGTCCTTGATGCGCACGACGAATACTATGGAAGAAAGGATGCGGGACTCAAGGACCATCCAAAGGCAAAGCAGAACCTTGTCTACTACACACCCACCCCGCCGCCTGGTGCAAACCGGCTTGTAATTAATTTGGAATCACTACGGCCTGAGCACTTTTTGGGCATTGTCGAGTTCTCTGACGCGCAGTGGCAGGCAATTCGAAGCTACAACGCAAAGGAGCGAGAGTTCTGGATCAGCAGGATAATGACAGAACCGCTAGTCTCACTTGGTATTGGGAGCGGCGCGGAGACACACATTGCCACGCTTGCCGTACTAAAGCGAAAACTGAGGCTTATTTTGAGCTTGGAAGTAGATGAGGACGGCAGGATACACTCTAAAAACGAGGTATTCGATGCGGGCTCAAAGGGGCTCACCACAGTAGATGACATAGTGAGGGATATTGAGGCTGGAAAAATAGTCATACTGGACACATCGCGCCTTGGCAACGAGGCAGAACTTATCGTAGGAAACATCATTGCGTCTAGGATATTTGAACGGTACAAGGAACACAAGGCAAAGGGCGAATTGGAGCGAAAACCTGTAGTCACCGTCGTGATTGAGGAGGCACCAAGAGTGATTGGCGAGGACAAAGTCATACCGAGAAACGAGAACATCTACAGTACGATAGCAAAGGAGGGGCGCAAGTTCAAGATAGGACTTACTGCTATAACCCAGCTGAGCAGCGTCATTCCAAGGACCATCTTGGCAAACATGAACACCAAGATCATTTTGGGAAACGAGATGGTGCAGGAACGCAAGGCGATCATAGAGAGCGCATCGCAGGATTTGTCTGAAGATGACCGAAACATTGCAAGCCTTGACAAGGGAGAGGCTATAATTTCCAGCATATTTGTGCCGTTTGCAATTCCGATCAAGATTCCGCTGTTTGAGGATTTGATTAGGCAAAAGGATAATTCAAAAGAATTGCCAAAGCCAAAAGTGTACTAG
- a CDS encoding AAA family ATPase: MILNYIELENIRSYDKERIDFPRGITLFEGDIGSGKSTVLMGIEFALFGLGSQKPESLLSKKASEGSVILEFEIDEKRYVVKRKLRRKGDSVSQDAKDSYLISDGQTEPLSPAELKQRVLQVLKFNEPSDPRSESRIFRYAVFTPQEEMKQILRDVQKRLETIRKAFGVEDYKTILDNAKSLSQTIKEKMAEARVRFEKLDENEQSLAKLLNDVKELESEISKLNLQKSQLEEKKLQTKKELDLLKHQVRQKERLELDVEKIQDQVKNKKSLVSKLESGILRYQKEILEIDSDLERLGKIISPTTKTLSEIDDQISRLSDLRDVMRDKKSKLGSLESDLEKLTTQLGENADLQLRERDKLQKELDDIRTKKESVQNEYDSITKHRIELEKEKRDVMKMLDGLKGLGAKCPHCEHELTVEHKQKVGSEKQSKLREIEGVLGQIEAKTRDLLTALETLKSDESKKDEKIRQIDRIAPLRDQWFEKNQVKLTLLQDITTLESGYVITEEPSFPNGGDDALSYLRKMKDAQKEFLLSKQKLSDLESRKNILLHDVDTGQVQIDSENAALSKLDSDLQLLSRQLSEFSELAESVEQKEREHSDLDSRIDSTKTSLIKHNQMLETGQSKIKEMQTSIVESKSWKEKHTKFSNYHDWLKEFFIPTIDRIEKQVLLSIQQNFNEIYRKWYSVLIDDVTKESRINEEFTPLVEQDGFEQDVDFLSGGEKTSIALAYRLTLNSMMRQESEGLKSNLLILDEPTDGFSKAQLSKVRNLLYELKSQQIILVSHEKELETYVDNIFQITKDSGVSKVMRLSN, from the coding sequence ATGATACTGAACTATATCGAGCTGGAAAACATCCGAAGCTACGACAAGGAGAGAATCGACTTTCCGCGCGGAATCACACTGTTTGAGGGAGACATTGGTTCTGGGAAATCAACCGTTCTGATGGGAATAGAATTTGCTCTGTTTGGGCTTGGGTCGCAAAAGCCGGAATCACTGCTTAGCAAAAAGGCAAGCGAGGGGAGCGTGATTTTGGAGTTTGAGATTGACGAAAAAAGGTATGTGGTAAAGCGAAAGCTGAGGCGCAAGGGCGATTCCGTAAGCCAGGACGCCAAGGACTCGTACCTGATTTCGGACGGACAGACGGAGCCACTGTCACCTGCGGAGCTAAAGCAGCGAGTCTTACAGGTCTTGAAGTTTAACGAACCGTCCGATCCTCGCTCTGAGAGCAGGATATTCCGCTATGCCGTGTTTACTCCGCAGGAGGAGATGAAACAGATCCTACGGGACGTTCAGAAGAGACTGGAGACAATACGCAAGGCCTTTGGCGTTGAGGATTACAAGACAATACTTGACAACGCAAAGAGCCTGTCCCAGACCATCAAGGAAAAGATGGCAGAGGCTAGGGTGCGATTCGAAAAACTGGATGAGAATGAGCAGAGTCTTGCAAAATTACTGAATGATGTCAAGGAATTGGAATCAGAAATTTCAAAGCTGAACTTGCAGAAAAGCCAACTCGAGGAAAAAAAATTGCAGACAAAAAAAGAGTTGGATCTGTTAAAGCATCAGGTAAGGCAAAAGGAACGTCTGGAACTGGATGTGGAAAAGATTCAGGATCAGGTAAAAAACAAGAAATCTCTTGTCTCAAAGCTAGAGTCTGGTATTTTGCGATACCAAAAAGAAATATTGGAGATTGACTCTGACCTTGAGCGTCTGGGGAAAATCATATCTCCCACAACAAAGACCCTGTCTGAGATTGATGATCAGATTTCAAGATTGTCTGATCTTCGAGATGTGATGCGTGACAAGAAATCAAAACTAGGCTCATTGGAATCTGACCTTGAAAAGCTAACAACGCAACTGGGAGAAAATGCTGACCTTCAACTGCGAGAGCGAGACAAACTGCAAAAGGAACTAGATGACATCAGAACAAAAAAGGAATCAGTTCAAAACGAGTATGACTCTATAACAAAACATAGGATCGAACTCGAAAAGGAGAAAAGAGATGTCATGAAAATGCTGGACGGCCTAAAAGGGCTTGGCGCAAAATGCCCACACTGCGAGCACGAACTTACCGTAGAACACAAGCAAAAGGTGGGCTCTGAAAAACAATCAAAGTTGCGCGAAATTGAGGGGGTTCTTGGACAGATTGAGGCCAAAACGAGAGATCTTTTGACTGCGCTTGAGACACTGAAATCCGATGAATCAAAAAAAGACGAAAAAATAAGGCAGATTGATAGGATTGCCCCTTTGCGCGACCAATGGTTTGAAAAGAATCAGGTCAAGCTCACACTATTGCAAGACATCACAACACTGGAATCTGGGTATGTCATTACAGAAGAGCCATCATTTCCAAATGGTGGTGACGATGCGTTATCTTATCTTAGAAAAATGAAGGATGCTCAAAAAGAGTTCTTGTTGTCAAAACAAAAATTATCTGATTTAGAGTCTAGAAAAAATATTCTTCTTCATGATGTTGATACCGGCCAAGTACAAATTGATTCAGAAAATGCAGCGCTATCAAAATTAGATTCGGATTTGCAGTTGCTTTCAAGACAATTGTCTGAATTTTCCGAGCTTGCAGAATCTGTTGAGCAAAAAGAAAGAGAACATTCTGATCTGGATTCAAGGATCGATTCAACCAAAACATCATTGATAAAACACAATCAGATGTTGGAAACCGGCCAGTCTAAAATCAAAGAGATGCAAACAAGCATTGTGGAATCGAAATCCTGGAAGGAAAAGCACACAAAGTTTTCAAATTATCATGACTGGCTAAAAGAATTCTTTATTCCGACAATAGACAGGATAGAAAAACAGGTCTTGCTGTCGATTCAACAGAACTTCAATGAGATATACCGAAAATGGTATTCTGTTCTGATTGATGACGTTACAAAAGAGTCTAGAATAAACGAAGAGTTTACGCCTCTTGTGGAACAGGACGGCTTTGAGCAGGACGTGGACTTTCTGAGTGGTGGGGAAAAGACAAGCATTGCACTTGCGTACAGGCTGACTCTAAACTCCATGATGAGGCAAGAGTCAGAAGGGCTGAAATCCAACCTGTTAATACTGGATGAGCCAACTGATGGGTTTTCAAAGGCACAACTGTCCAAGGTGAGGAATCTGCTTTACGAATTAAAATCACAGCAAATCATTCTGGTGTCCCATGAAAAAGAGCTTGAAACGTATGTGGACAACATATTTCAGATAACAAAGGACTCTGGGGTATCAAAAGTGATGAGATTAAGCAACTAG
- a CDS encoding DNA double-strand break repair nuclease NurA: MQENPVRSLIEDLGRNLSQKPQSDHLFPYGKIQGKAIVPENFVEITDVKNPRKIAFVDGGDGVLEESPNFMIIVNRVYFSMFQGKKRINASKLKQRIEFFSYVVSEVVGDDDKKSISYNTKLFPYSKSDLSYLPDESDLASKTESSNVQESKLISLSRRFAEWNLAASVVSEELSEGDILVMDGSLQTGYKNESKYASKLYDIAQEKGVIICGLAKTSRLIMDSGEPFLARIQEIAEGVPYGTWFVEVAEMASSDNRGHMLAAKFHPNSRHIFRFEILREQFNGMDDSEKNDILASLAANSHDIAMPGYPYGSIDADRFAQVRKNELDMYRGLIKAEMSKISEWKRLQKYTLTTRFHDDLNWVTS, encoded by the coding sequence ATGCAGGAGAATCCGGTACGCTCACTTATTGAGGACTTGGGAAGGAACCTGTCGCAAAAGCCGCAGTCAGACCACCTGTTTCCGTATGGCAAGATACAGGGAAAAGCAATAGTTCCTGAAAATTTCGTAGAGATTACCGATGTGAAAAACCCAAGAAAAATTGCATTCGTCGACGGGGGAGACGGCGTACTGGAAGAGTCTCCGAACTTTATGATTATCGTGAACCGAGTATACTTTTCAATGTTCCAGGGAAAGAAAAGAATCAACGCATCGAAACTAAAACAGCGAATAGAGTTCTTTTCGTATGTGGTGTCAGAAGTGGTAGGAGATGACGATAAAAAATCCATCTCGTATAATACAAAATTATTCCCATATTCAAAATCGGATTTGTCATATTTACCAGATGAATCGGACTTGGCATCAAAGACTGAGAGCAGCAACGTCCAGGAATCAAAGCTGATCTCTTTGTCCAGAAGATTTGCAGAATGGAACCTTGCGGCAAGCGTGGTGTCTGAGGAACTATCCGAGGGCGACATTCTGGTGATGGATGGCTCACTACAAACAGGATACAAGAACGAGTCAAAGTATGCATCAAAATTATACGACATTGCACAGGAAAAGGGAGTGATAATCTGCGGCCTTGCAAAGACTAGTCGCCTGATAATGGACTCAGGCGAGCCATTCCTTGCAAGGATTCAGGAGATTGCCGAAGGCGTTCCATATGGGACATGGTTTGTAGAGGTGGCAGAGATGGCATCATCTGATAACAGGGGTCACATGCTTGCGGCAAAGTTCCACCCGAATTCAAGGCACATATTCCGATTTGAGATTCTGCGGGAGCAGTTCAACGGAATGGACGACTCTGAGAAAAACGACATCCTTGCAAGCCTTGCCGCAAATTCACACGACATTGCCATGCCTGGATACCCGTACGGCTCCATAGATGCCGACAGGTTTGCCCAGGTCCGAAAGAACGAGCTTGACATGTACCGGGGTCTGATAAAGGCAGAGATGTCCAAGATTTCAGAATGGAAGAGGCTTCAAAAGTATACGTTAACCACAAGGTTCCACGACGATCTGAACTGGGTGACCAGCTGA
- a CDS encoding 50S ribosomal protein L15: MLSNQDAAWLKLWRENSPEIRKRAIQWRKQNAFTRIDKPSRIQKARRLGYKAKQGMVSIRVRVGTGGMRRQRPVAGRRQKHLGVNHMKAEVNMKQVADRRVAEKYKNLKLLGSYFLYKDGFHYWFEAILADKSHPRIAKDKELRKRVIPA, from the coding sequence ATGCTCAGCAACCAAGACGCCGCATGGCTGAAACTCTGGAGGGAAAACTCGCCTGAAATAAGAAAGAGGGCCATCCAGTGGAGAAAACAGAACGCATTTACAAGAATCGACAAGCCAAGCCGAATACAAAAGGCAAGGCGCCTCGGATACAAGGCAAAGCAGGGAATGGTGTCAATTAGGGTGCGAGTTGGAACCGGCGGCATGAGGCGACAAAGACCTGTTGCCGGAAGAAGACAAAAGCACCTTGGTGTGAACCACATGAAGGCAGAGGTAAACATGAAGCAGGTTGCAGACCGAAGGGTGGCAGAAAAATACAAGAACTTGAAACTACTTGGCTCGTACTTTTTGTACAAGGACGGATTTCACTACTGGTTTGAGGCAATACTTGCAGACAAGTCCCACCCAAGAATAGCAAAGGACAAAGAACTCCGCAAAAGAGTAATTCCTGCATAA
- a CDS encoding type II toxin-antitoxin system HicA family toxin: MSLPVIGWKQVLKALKKKGFYPTRQTGSHIIVENGHGLWTAIPRKNELGKGLLLEIIAECGLTKKEFLELL, encoded by the coding sequence TTGAGCCTTCCTGTAATTGGATGGAAACAGGTTCTAAAGGCGTTAAAGAAAAAAGGATTTTACCCAACCAGACAAACTGGAAGTCACATAATTGTTGAGAATGGCCATGGGCTATGGACTGCAATACCAAGGAAAAACGAACTTGGAAAAGGACTGTTACTTGAAATTATTGCCGAATGTGGCCTTACAAAGAAAGAGTTTTTAGAACTACTGTAG
- a CDS encoding peroxiredoxin family protein, which yields MIAQIGQKAPNLGVSKWVQGMPTNIDQEKDKIVLVEVFQVNCPGCFLYGIPEAINIYNKYKDSGVRVLGIATAFEDFDKNTVENLELLVKTGETVGETRKALAQYGKSPDGKIPYKIPFPLGMDMLVKESGAPSIEKMTAFIKSQIPDFDEQPEDYKKQILARVEQYFKSKEYSAETFDKFSLRGTPSTILVDRKGILRDVSFGQMGHIEPMIQELLNE from the coding sequence GTGATTGCCCAAATAGGACAAAAGGCACCAAACCTCGGAGTGTCAAAGTGGGTTCAGGGAATGCCCACCAACATAGACCAGGAAAAGGACAAGATAGTCCTAGTGGAGGTATTTCAGGTAAACTGCCCAGGATGTTTCCTGTACGGGATACCGGAGGCAATCAACATCTACAACAAGTACAAGGACAGCGGCGTAAGAGTGCTGGGAATTGCCACGGCATTTGAGGATTTTGACAAGAATACAGTTGAAAACTTGGAATTATTGGTAAAGACTGGAGAAACGGTAGGCGAGACAAGAAAGGCGCTTGCCCAGTACGGAAAATCACCCGATGGAAAGATACCATACAAGATACCTTTCCCGCTTGGAATGGACATGCTGGTAAAAGAGTCAGGTGCGCCAAGCATCGAAAAGATGACAGCGTTCATCAAAAGCCAAATTCCAGACTTTGACGAGCAGCCAGAAGACTACAAAAAGCAGATCCTGGCAAGAGTGGAGCAATACTTCAAGTCAAAGGAATACTCCGCAGAGACGTTTGACAAGTTCTCGCTTCGAGGGACACCTTCGACCATTCTAGTAGACAGAAAGGGAATTTTACGCGACGTCTCGTTTGGCCAGATGGGACACATCGAGCCGATGATTCAAGAGCTGCTCAACGAGTAG